One window of Falco cherrug isolate bFalChe1 chromosome W, bFalChe1.pri, whole genome shotgun sequence genomic DNA carries:
- the LOC129734478 gene encoding uncharacterized protein LOC129734478, whose protein sequence is MQDLRTIVIQGIREAVPRGQNINKAFNEMQKKDESPTEWLERLRKALQLYSGVNPDDPLRQALLKTQFVAKSWEDIRKKIEKLEDWQNRGLDELLREAQKVYVRREEESSKRQVKMMVAAVRENHKGRTGEHRSAEKKQGNVVVKKEQGCCFYCGKKGHIKKNCRERIRDEEILKTE, encoded by the coding sequence atgcaggacctgagaactatagtaattcaggggattagggaagcagtaccccgtggccagaatatcaataaagcatttaatgaaatgcaaaagaaagatgaaagccctactgagtggctggaacgactgaggaaagcccttcagctgtactctggggtAAATCCAGACGACCCTTTAAGGCAAGCGCTcctcaaaactcagtttgtggcaaaatcatgggaagatatcagaaagaagattgaaaagtTAGAAGACTGGCAGAATAGAGGGTTGGATGAATTATTGAGGGAAGCTCAGAAAGTCTACGTAAGgcgggaagaagagagcagcaagcgACAAGTAAAAATGATGGTAGCAGCGGTCAGAGAGAATCACAAAGGGCGGACTGGTGAACACAGatctgctgaaaagaaacaagggAACGTAGTAGTAAAGAAGGAACAGGgatgttgtttttactgtggaaaGAAGGGACATATAAAGaagaattgcagagaaaggatcagGGATGAGGAAATATTGAAAACGGAATAG